From the candidate division WOR-3 bacterium genome, one window contains:
- a CDS encoding tetratricopeptide repeat protein, translating to MKARSVLYHLSALVLFAGCAYFNTFYNAQVYYREGMMLKERGQAGLAKPKFDKAIEKSALVISRWPKSRWVDDALFLIGRGYYEKGEFGRAARSFEQLELAFPNSPFLPEATFYRGIALIKDGNTGTGRLVLERVKQAYPKFRDAASFHLAMIALERGDDQEAVDSLKNFVQRFPKSRYYREAVRQLAEGCLRLGNYALAEVWFNRYAQIETDARKRAEAKLKIALCRLAEERYDDVLKMVRDVLGRYSELDGEFNLLAGKAYTGMGRHNEALAAFAQVRSNNANGAEAAFMIGKYYEENKDFERAMVYYDSAKQRRAESEYGVLATKRLALLEAIIRDTLRSRTPAETRFLLAEVHALNLGEYDNAMAIYQQVYDSFPNTEWAPKALFAKAWILMRIKQDSLAGAEVLKKIVAEYPKTEYADESRRLLGLMSSEEKKR from the coding sequence TTGAAGGCTCGCTCAGTTCTTTATCATCTTTCGGCACTGGTGCTCTTTGCCGGCTGCGCCTATTTCAATACCTTTTACAATGCCCAGGTATATTACCGTGAGGGGATGATGTTAAAGGAGAGGGGGCAGGCGGGTCTGGCAAAGCCAAAGTTTGACAAGGCGATTGAAAAGTCGGCACTGGTGATTTCCCGGTGGCCTAAGTCAAGATGGGTTGATGATGCCCTTTTTCTGATCGGTAGGGGTTATTATGAAAAGGGGGAGTTTGGCAGGGCTGCCAGGTCTTTTGAGCAGTTGGAACTGGCTTTTCCCAATTCCCCATTTTTGCCCGAGGCAACCTTTTACCGCGGGATTGCCCTGATAAAGGATGGGAATACTGGCACTGGCAGGCTGGTTTTGGAGCGGGTGAAGCAGGCTTATCCTAAGTTCCGGGACGCAGCCAGTTTTCACCTTGCCATGATTGCCCTGGAGCGGGGTGATGACCAGGAGGCGGTTGATTCTCTTAAAAATTTTGTCCAGCGTTTTCCGAAATCAAGATATTACCGGGAGGCGGTAAGGCAGCTTGCTGAGGGCTGTTTACGGCTCGGTAACTATGCCCTTGCCGAGGTCTGGTTTAACCGCTATGCCCAGATTGAGACCGATGCCCGCAAAAGGGCAGAGGCAAAACTGAAGATTGCCCTCTGTCGGCTTGCCGAGGAAAGATATGATGATGTCTTGAAGATGGTTCGTGATGTTTTGGGCAGATATTCGGAACTTGATGGTGAGTTCAACCTGTTGGCGGGCAAGGCGTATACGGGAATGGGAAGGCACAATGAGGCACTCGCAGCCTTTGCCCAGGTGCGCAGTAACAATGCAAACGGTGCTGAGGCGGCATTTATGATTGGCAAATATTACGAGGAAAACAAGGATTTCGAAAGGGCAATGGTTTATTATGACAGTGCTAAGCAAAGGCGGGCGGAGTCTGAGTACGGGGTTCTGGCAACCAAGCGGCTCGCACTTTTGGAGGCAATTATCAGGGACACGCTGCGCAGCCGTACGCCTGCGGAGACGAGGTTTCTTCTTGCTGAGGTGCATGCTCTAAATCTGGGTGAATATGACAACGCGATGGCGATTTATCAACAGGTCTACGACTCGTTTCCCAATACTGAATGGGCACCAAAGGCGCTGTTTGCCAAGGCATGGATTTTAATGCGGATAAAGCAGGACTCTCTTGCTGGCGCCGAGGTGCTGAAAAAGATTGTTGCCGAATACCCAAAAACCGAATATGCGGATGAGTCCAGGCGGCTTCTGGGTTTGATGTCCTCTGAGGAAAAAAAGAGGTGA
- a CDS encoding dihydroorotate dehydrogenase — protein MKGEVVVGGVRFANPVLAASGTFGYGVEFKGIANRLGGIVTKGVTLEERAGNPPPRIAEVPSGIVNSVGLENPGLIKFKRQILPKLKKIKTRILVNVAGFEVDEFIRLAEGLEEENIDGLELNLSCPNVSEGGAVFGQTPQKVEEITRAVRKRTKKLLVVKLTANFVDPRETAKAAEAAGADAVTVINTLYGLILDDNGRPFLGGRTGGISGPAIKPFALFCVDRVAAAVKIPVIGCGGIISGRDAFDFLCAGARLVQVGSANLTAPNGALRVLQELKIIISEKRIKGWESIVGTARRG, from the coding sequence ATGAAGGGTGAGGTGGTTGTTGGGGGTGTAAGGTTTGCCAATCCGGTTCTTGCCGCATCCGGGACATTCGGTTATGGAGTTGAGTTTAAGGGCATTGCCAACCGCTTGGGTGGAATTGTGACCAAGGGGGTGACATTAGAAGAGAGGGCGGGGAATCCACCACCAAGGATTGCTGAGGTTCCGAGCGGGATAGTGAATTCGGTAGGGCTGGAGAACCCCGGGCTTATCAAATTTAAAAGGCAAATCCTGCCGAAACTGAAAAAAATTAAGACCCGGATTCTGGTGAATGTTGCCGGGTTCGAGGTGGATGAGTTCATCCGTTTGGCTGAAGGGCTGGAGGAGGAAAATATTGATGGCTTGGAGTTGAACCTTTCCTGTCCGAATGTAAGTGAGGGTGGAGCGGTTTTTGGCCAAACTCCCCAGAAGGTTGAGGAGATAACGAGAGCGGTGAGAAAAAGGACAAAGAAACTCCTTGTGGTGAAATTGACCGCCAATTTTGTCGACCCAAGAGAGACGGCAAAGGCAGCAGAGGCTGCAGGTGCAGATGCGGTAACGGTGATCAACACATTGTACGGATTGATTCTTGATGATAATGGCAGACCCTTCTTGGGAGGTAGAACCGGGGGGATTTCCGGTCCGGCGATAAAACCTTTTGCCCTGTTTTGCGTTGACCGGGTTGCCGCGGCAGTTAAAATACCGGTGATCGGGTGTGGCGGAATAATAAGCGGCAGGGATGCATTTGATTTTCTTTGTGCCGGTGCCAGGCTGGTTCAGGTTGGTTCTGCCAATCTGACTGCACCGAACGGAGCACTGCGGGTCTTGCAGGAGTTAAAAATTATTATCTCGGAAAAGAGGATTAAGGGATGGGAAAGTATTGTGGGAACAGCAAGGAGAGGGTGA
- a CDS encoding HEAT repeat domain-containing protein — MAWRLPALTAILLLLSGCSSPSDRLRRDLKSPDPMKRAKACERLGQLKDKNAVPLLIELLADTIPLVRLNAALALAKIKDETALPHLAQRAEKEPQDEVRMAMVRALADFGQGGIAPLIELTNSLNPLVRKAACQGLGRIGGHQAVEPLIRHLDDPDFNVRRAAIIALRRIGDPRGLEAIARRVQSPDPATEEAAAEALSGRGYEEQLNRIKHLLRQFRQ; from the coding sequence GTGGCTTGGAGATTACCGGCGTTAACCGCGATTCTCCTTTTACTCTCAGGCTGTTCATCTCCATCTGACCGCCTTCGTAGAGATTTGAAATCTCCTGACCCGATGAAGCGGGCAAAAGCCTGTGAAAGGCTCGGGCAACTAAAAGATAAGAATGCCGTGCCCCTGTTAATAGAACTACTTGCCGACACTATACCTCTTGTCCGGCTTAACGCCGCGCTCGCATTGGCTAAAATCAAGGATGAGACGGCGCTTCCCCATCTTGCCCAGCGAGCAGAAAAAGAGCCCCAAGATGAGGTAAGAATGGCGATGGTCCGAGCGCTCGCTGATTTTGGTCAAGGCGGTATCGCACCGCTGATTGAACTCACCAACTCTTTAAACCCTCTGGTGAGAAAGGCTGCTTGCCAAGGGTTGGGAAGAATCGGCGGACATCAGGCGGTTGAGCCCTTAATCCGGCATCTTGACGACCCTGACTTTAATGTCCGCAGGGCGGCAATCATCGCTTTAAGACGCATCGGCGACCCACGGGGACTTGAGGCAATCGCCCGCAGGGTTCAAAGTCCAGACCCGGCAACCGAAGAGGCGGCAGCAGAGGCATTGAGTGGCAGGGGTTACGAGGAGCAACTGAACAGGATAAAACACCTCCTCCGGCAATTTCGGCAGTGA
- a CDS encoding DUF192 domain-containing protein, whose protein sequence is MILKAHNVLIYLVVFLLVSLSGCGGKKERRLPSKEKKEVLGLDIKGNRIWAEVVRKEEERIQGLMFRTHLGSDSGMLFVFENDETLSFWMKNTYIPLAIAFIDSTGIITDILEMQPLDTLSRYRSSRPVRYALEVNSGWFFSRNIKPGDTVCGIK, encoded by the coding sequence GTGATATTAAAGGCGCATAACGTTCTTATCTATCTCGTGGTATTTTTGTTAGTTTCACTAAGCGGCTGTGGCGGAAAAAAGGAAAGGCGCTTGCCCTCAAAGGAGAAAAAGGAGGTTTTGGGTCTTGATATCAAAGGGAATAGAATCTGGGCAGAGGTTGTGAGGAAGGAGGAGGAGAGGATCCAGGGTTTGATGTTTCGGACCCATCTCGGCTCGGATTCGGGGATGCTTTTTGTTTTCGAAAATGATGAGACCTTAAGTTTCTGGATGAAGAACACCTATATCCCACTTGCCATCGCCTTTATTGATTCAACGGGCATCATCACCGACATCCTTGAGATGCAACCGCTTGATACTTTAAGCCGTTACCGTTCATCAAGGCCGGTGCGTTATGCCCTTGAGGTAAATTCGGGCTGGTTTTTCTCTCGCAATATTAAACCCGGTGACACCGTTTGTGGGATAAAGTGA
- a CDS encoding dihydroorotate dehydrogenase electron transfer subunit: protein MNFKVRVAEVSWLTQEVVSVWVEAPDVTGKTKPGQFFGVKVNKRGDLLLRRPLSVADVRGDFLRFIFKVVGKGTVELSRTKPGDGWDVLGPLGKPAPIFKGRDVVVCGGGVGAAPLLFLTRVLKEKNRVNVILGAKTASELILVNDFRRLKVKVILATDDGSAGEKGFVTQPAMRAIKTLLKPVVFACGPRSMLKFLMENVDQVPVWGFLEERMGCGVGICYCCAVERREGGYLRLCKDGPVVFLNEVRL from the coding sequence GTGAACTTCAAGGTAAGGGTAGCAGAGGTAAGCTGGTTGACACAGGAGGTTGTTTCGGTGTGGGTGGAGGCACCAGATGTAACAGGAAAGACAAAGCCGGGTCAGTTTTTTGGGGTGAAGGTAAACAAAAGAGGGGATTTGCTCTTGCGGCGTCCGCTATCTGTTGCGGATGTGAGGGGCGATTTTTTGCGGTTTATTTTTAAGGTTGTGGGGAAGGGGACCGTCGAATTGAGCAGAACAAAACCGGGTGATGGATGGGATGTTCTTGGTCCCTTGGGCAAGCCGGCACCCATATTTAAAGGAAGGGATGTGGTGGTTTGTGGTGGTGGTGTTGGTGCTGCCCCACTTCTGTTTTTAACAAGGGTCCTAAAAGAAAAAAACCGGGTGAATGTAATTTTAGGAGCAAAAACAGCCTCGGAGTTGATTTTGGTCAATGATTTTCGGCGGCTGAAGGTAAAGGTCATACTCGCAACCGATGATGGCAGTGCTGGTGAAAAAGGGTTCGTTACCCAACCGGCTATGAGGGCAATCAAAACCTTATTAAAGCCGGTTGTCTTTGCCTGCGGTCCGAGATCAATGCTTAAGTTTCTGATGGAGAATGTTGACCAGGTGCCGGTATGGGGGTTTCTTGAGGAAAGGATGGGGTGCGGGGTTGGGATTTGCTACTGTTGTGCGGTTGAGAGGAGGGAAGGAGGCTATCTCAGGCTTTGTAAGGATGGTCCGGTGGTGTTCTTGAACGAGGTGAGATTATGA
- the pyrF gene encoding orotidine-5'-phosphate decarboxylase gives MTKLILALNVEDAQQALGLLGEIGNQVDFYKIGIDLWAKTGPGLIKEFVSQGAKVFLDLKFADIPSVVAKAVAAVTELGVKMLTVHAMGGAEMLYAANKAAKETAEMKGVEKPVVLGVTVLTSLDRAGLTQITGCSQEVETRVLALAELAQSMGCDGVVASPMEIRQIKKRCGSRFIVVTPGIRLGGARLGDDQQRVMTPAQAAEAGADYIVVGRPIYEAPDPLAAIREIRERLGGK, from the coding sequence ATGACAAAACTGATTTTGGCTTTAAATGTAGAAGATGCACAACAGGCGCTGGGATTGTTAGGAGAGATTGGTAATCAGGTTGATTTTTACAAGATTGGTATCGACCTCTGGGCAAAAACTGGTCCGGGGTTGATTAAAGAGTTTGTTTCCCAGGGGGCAAAGGTTTTTCTGGATTTAAAGTTTGCCGATATTCCTTCGGTTGTTGCCAAGGCGGTGGCGGCGGTAACCGAACTTGGGGTCAAGATGCTAACCGTTCATGCAATGGGAGGCGCGGAGATGCTATACGCCGCCAATAAAGCGGCAAAGGAAACCGCTGAAATGAAGGGGGTAGAGAAACCGGTTGTTCTTGGGGTAACAGTTTTAACAAGCCTTGACCGGGCAGGTTTGACTCAGATTACTGGCTGTTCCCAGGAGGTTGAGACTCGGGTTCTGGCACTGGCGGAACTGGCACAGAGTATGGGCTGTGATGGGGTTGTTGCCTCACCGATGGAAATCAGGCAGATTAAGAAAAGGTGCGGTTCGAGGTTTATTGTAGTCACACCCGGTATTAGGTTAGGAGGGGCCAGATTAGGCGATGACCAGCAGCGTGTTATGACGCCTGCCCAGGCGGCAGAGGCTGGTGCCGATTACATTGTTGTTGGTAGACCGATATACGAAGCCCCCGATCCACTTGCGGCAATCAGAGAGATTAGAGAAAGGTTAGGTGGTAAATGA
- the glyS gene encoding glycine--tRNA ligase subunit beta, with the protein MESFLLEIGTEELPPGVIPGTAEELKRRVVNILQENGIGFGVSAALFSPRRLAVYIKAVAKEKPSAVVEVQGPPKRVSFDSDGKPTKTAMGFAAAQGKRVEDLFVKETAKGDYVFVKKEIPAVPTAKILADRLPEVIATLPFPKLMRWNEGNFRFSRPVRWILCLLGSEVVPFSIEGVVAGNVTFGHRNFSEQPVAISKADDYEQLLESYKVVVNPYRRRSLLLERLTELAAEVNGLIVKDEELIEETVNITEFPVPILGRFEPQYLKLPPEVLTTALRMHQRCFSVADRDGGLLPYFIAVANTPNCDQGLVRRGYERAIESRLRDALFFVENDLKTGLESLVEEERRVVWIEGLSSYYEKTIRLRQLASFIAESVPDADKALLDRAAYLCKADLLTQLVREKEFTSLQGVMGGIYARLLGENEMVAQAIGEHYQPKGPDDGLPKTVLGGILSIADKVDNIIGTYLTGNIPTGSEDPFAVRRQASGLLLIILENGWQIAVDELVQKGLELFGRGDEKVRDMVLQLLQERLAAILSEKGVRYDVANAVLKTVWHTPSEALARARALQNLRTSPEFSMLVIGQKRVANILRGQEVSGLPEPKWFAEEAEKRLWEKAREVEPELERMLRKRDYDAALKILLSLRESIDRFFDDVLVMCEDENLRLNRLRLLNLVRGLFARVADLSEIVL; encoded by the coding sequence GTGGAAAGTTTTTTATTGGAAATCGGCACCGAGGAGCTGCCGCCCGGGGTGATCCCGGGCACCGCTGAAGAACTTAAGCGCCGGGTTGTCAATATTCTCCAAGAGAATGGCATTGGGTTTGGTGTCAGCGCGGCGCTTTTTTCACCACGGCGGCTGGCTGTTTACATTAAAGCGGTGGCAAAGGAAAAGCCAAGTGCTGTGGTTGAGGTGCAGGGTCCGCCCAAAAGGGTCTCTTTTGACAGTGATGGTAAACCGACAAAGACAGCGATGGGTTTTGCTGCGGCTCAAGGGAAGAGGGTGGAGGATTTGTTTGTCAAGGAGACGGCAAAGGGTGATTATGTGTTTGTTAAAAAGGAAATCCCGGCGGTGCCAACAGCGAAAATCCTTGCCGACCGCCTTCCCGAGGTCATTGCCACCCTGCCTTTTCCCAAACTGATGCGTTGGAATGAAGGGAACTTCCGTTTTTCCCGGCCGGTCCGCTGGATTTTATGTCTCTTGGGAAGCGAGGTGGTGCCATTTTCAATTGAGGGTGTCGTTGCTGGGAATGTGACCTTCGGTCACCGCAACTTTAGTGAGCAGCCGGTAGCTATTTCTAAGGCGGATGATTATGAGCAACTGCTTGAAAGTTATAAGGTTGTCGTTAATCCCTACCGACGGAGGTCACTCCTTCTTGAGCGGCTGACAGAACTGGCTGCAGAGGTTAATGGTTTGATTGTGAAGGACGAGGAGTTGATTGAGGAGACGGTCAACATCACCGAGTTCCCTGTGCCGATTCTTGGCAGATTCGAGCCCCAGTACCTCAAACTGCCCCCGGAGGTGTTAACAACCGCACTGAGGATGCATCAGCGCTGTTTTTCGGTGGCTGACCGTGATGGCGGGCTTTTGCCCTACTTTATTGCGGTGGCGAATACGCCGAATTGTGACCAGGGTTTGGTCCGCAGAGGGTATGAGCGGGCGATTGAGTCGAGGCTCAGGGATGCGCTGTTTTTTGTTGAGAACGATTTAAAGACCGGGCTGGAATCTTTGGTTGAAGAGGAGCGCCGGGTGGTCTGGATTGAGGGGTTGAGCAGTTATTATGAAAAGACGATACGGCTGCGGCAACTTGCCTCATTTATTGCTGAATCTGTGCCTGATGCGGACAAGGCTCTCCTTGACAGAGCGGCGTATCTTTGCAAGGCGGACCTTTTGACCCAACTGGTAAGGGAAAAGGAGTTTACCTCCCTGCAGGGTGTTATGGGTGGTATTTACGCCCGGCTCCTGGGTGAAAATGAAATGGTTGCCCAGGCAATTGGTGAGCACTATCAGCCCAAAGGTCCTGATGATGGGTTGCCAAAGACGGTCTTAGGGGGAATTTTAAGTATTGCGGACAAGGTTGATAATATCATCGGCACCTACCTTACTGGCAACATCCCCACCGGTTCAGAGGACCCATTTGCGGTGCGCAGGCAGGCAAGCGGTTTGTTGTTGATAATCCTTGAGAATGGGTGGCAAATCGCTGTTGACGAGTTGGTACAGAAGGGGTTGGAGTTATTTGGGCGCGGGGATGAAAAGGTCCGGGATATGGTTTTGCAACTCCTGCAGGAGCGGCTCGCCGCTATTCTCTCAGAGAAGGGGGTCAGGTACGATGTTGCCAATGCGGTTTTGAAAACGGTCTGGCATACCCCTTCAGAGGCGCTTGCCCGGGCACGGGCTCTTCAAAACCTCCGCACGAGCCCGGAATTTTCTATGCTGGTGATAGGTCAGAAAAGGGTTGCCAATATTCTCCGCGGGCAGGAGGTTAGTGGATTGCCTGAGCCGAAGTGGTTTGCTGAGGAGGCGGAGAAGCGGCTCTGGGAAAAGGCGAGAGAGGTTGAGCCCGAACTTGAAAGGATGTTGAGAAAAAGGGATTATGATGCCGCCCTGAAGATTCTCCTTTCATTACGGGAGTCAATTGACCGGTTTTTTGATGATGTCCTGGTGATGTGTGAGGATGAAAATTTGCGGCTGAACCGGCTCAGGCTTTTAAACCTTGTGCGGGGTTTGTTTGCAAGGGTTGCTGACCTTTCAGAAATTGTTCTCTGA